A stretch of Campylobacter volucris DNA encodes these proteins:
- a CDS encoding replicative DNA helicase: MSQNNEHFDLDLERAILSSCIYSEDSFFSISSDIEINDFSLKAHQDIYKAILACVNAGEPISISFIKKHKKVDEEILAEILATTSIADVSKYAHELKEKSIRRQLLNFAYTIPTRVNEDKSISQISDEIGKEIFNLTNRVNSSSIKDVTMVMSELMEEFKKLKESETKDILGLDTGFSELNKMTKGFKAGDLIIIAARPGMGKTTICLNFIEKTLRQNKGVVMFSLEMPATQIMQRLISAKTSIPLQKILIADLNDDEWSRVGDACNEYSQKNLYIYDSGYASIADIRSILRKIKAQDESIELCVVDYIGLMMSNSAFNDRHLQVSEISRGLKLLARELNMPVIALSQLNRSLESRANKRPMLSDLRESGAIEQDADTILFVYRDEVYREQEEKERENKAKMEGKNYERRFMPNPVQEKAELIIGKNRNGPVGHVDLLFLKEKSCFIEAPKEEFVVTNFEE, translated from the coding sequence ATGAGTCAAAATAATGAGCATTTTGATTTGGATTTAGAAAGAGCTATACTTAGTTCTTGTATTTATAGTGAAGATTCTTTTTTTAGCATTTCTTCAGATATTGAAATCAATGATTTTTCACTAAAAGCTCATCAAGATATTTATAAAGCCATTTTAGCTTGTGTGAATGCTGGTGAGCCAATTAGCATTAGCTTTATCAAAAAACATAAAAAGGTTGATGAGGAAATTTTAGCTGAAATTTTAGCAACCACTTCTATAGCTGATGTTAGTAAATATGCTCATGAATTAAAAGAAAAATCAATCAGAAGACAACTTTTAAATTTTGCTTATACCATTCCAACTAGAGTCAATGAAGATAAAAGCATTTCTCAAATTTCCGATGAAATTGGTAAGGAAATTTTTAATCTAACCAATAGAGTAAATTCTAGTAGCATTAAGGATGTAACTATGGTTATGTCTGAATTAATGGAAGAATTTAAAAAATTAAAAGAATCAGAAACTAAAGATATTTTAGGACTTGATACAGGTTTTAGCGAGCTTAATAAAATGACAAAGGGCTTTAAAGCAGGAGATCTTATCATCATTGCTGCACGGCCTGGTATGGGTAAGACTACAATTTGTCTAAATTTTATAGAAAAAACTTTAAGACAAAACAAAGGCGTAGTGATGTTTTCACTAGAAATGCCTGCAACCCAAATCATGCAAAGATTAATAAGTGCTAAAACATCTATTCCATTGCAAAAAATTTTAATTGCAGATTTAAATGATGATGAGTGGAGTAGGGTGGGTGATGCTTGCAATGAGTATTCTCAAAAAAATCTTTATATTTATGATAGTGGTTATGCTAGTATAGCTGATATTCGCTCGATTTTAAGAAAAATCAAAGCTCAAGATGAAAGTATAGAGCTTTGTGTGGTTGATTACATAGGTCTTATGATGAGTAATTCTGCGTTTAATGATAGACATTTGCAAGTTAGTGAAATTTCAAGAGGCTTAAAGCTTTTAGCAAGAGAATTAAATATGCCAGTAATTGCGCTATCTCAGCTTAATCGTTCATTAGAAAGTAGAGCAAATAAGCGTCCTATGCTTAGCGATTTAAGAGAAAGTGGTGCTATAGAGCAAGATGCTGATACTATTTTGTTTGTATATAGAGACGAAGTATATAGAGAACAAGAAGAAAAAGAGCGAGAAAATAAAGCAAAAATGGAAGGAAAAAATTACGAAAGAAGATTTATGCCAAATCCTGTTCAAGAAAAAGCTGAGTTAATTATAGGTAAAAATAGAAATGGTCCAGTAGGTCATGTGGATTTGTTATTTTTAAAAGAAAAATCTTGTTTCATAGAAGCTCCTAAAGAAGAATTTGTTGTGACTAATTTTGAAGAATGA
- the cysK gene encoding cysteine synthase A — protein sequence MQIYNNILECIGNTPIVSLKEFSPNLYAKCEYFNPSHSIKDRAAFEMISQALKEKKINQDSTIIEASSGNTGIALAMICASLKLKLVIAMPESMSIERRKMMSFFGAKLELTPASKGMQGALDRANELLEEIPNSFIISQFENINNKNAHRNKTALEILDIMPDVDIFVAGFGTGGTISGVGEILKEKNPNVKIIAIEPKSSPLLSQKIASSHKIQGIGANFIPKILNQDIIDEILCVSNEDAINTALELGKIGIMAGISSGANVFIASQIAKQNQDKKVLTMLNDTAERYLSTDLFLNL from the coding sequence ATGCAAATTTATAATAATATCTTAGAATGTATAGGAAATACCCCAATAGTTTCTTTGAAAGAATTTTCACCAAATCTTTATGCAAAATGTGAGTATTTTAACCCAAGCCATTCTATCAAAGATAGAGCTGCTTTTGAAATGATAAGCCAAGCTTTAAAAGAAAAAAAGATAAATCAAGATTCAACCATCATTGAAGCTAGTAGTGGAAATACAGGTATTGCCCTAGCAATGATTTGTGCAAGTTTGAAACTAAAACTTGTTATTGCTATGCCAGAATCAATGAGTATTGAGCGTAGAAAAATGATGAGTTTTTTTGGGGCAAAGCTTGAATTAACTCCTGCTAGTAAAGGTATGCAAGGAGCTCTAGATAGAGCAAATGAGCTTTTAGAAGAAATACCTAATTCTTTTATAATAAGCCAATTTGAAAATATTAATAATAAAAATGCACATAGAAATAAAACAGCCTTAGAAATTTTAGATATTATGCCTGATGTTGATATTTTTGTTGCAGGTTTTGGCACAGGTGGGACAATTAGTGGTGTAGGAGAAATTTTAAAAGAGAAAAATCCCAATGTTAAAATCATTGCTATAGAGCCCAAGTCTTCTCCGCTTTTGAGTCAAAAAATAGCTTCAAGCCATAAAATTCAAGGCATAGGAGCAAATTTTATCCCTAAAATTTTAAATCAAGATATCATAGATGAAATTTTGTGTGTAAGCAATGAAGATGCTATAAATACTGCTTTAGAGCTTGGAAAAATTGGTATTATGGCAGGAATTTCAAGTGGTGCTAATGTTTTTATAGCTTCGCAAATTGCAAAACAAAATCAAGATAAAAAAGTTTTAACTATGTTAAACGATACAGCTGAGAGATATCTATCAACAGATTTGTTTTTAAATTTATAG
- a CDS encoding HU family DNA-binding protein, which translates to MTKADFISQVAQTAGLTKKDAAAATDAVIATISDVLAKGDSISFIGFGTFSVAERAARTARVPSTGKTINVPATKVAKFKVGKNLKDSVAAAKATKKAKK; encoded by the coding sequence ATGACTAAAGCAGATTTTATTTCTCAAGTTGCTCAGACTGCAGGGCTAACTAAAAAAGATGCAGCTGCTGCTACAGATGCGGTTATTGCTACTATTAGTGATGTATTAGCAAAAGGCGATAGCATTAGCTTCATTGGTTTTGGTACTTTTTCAGTAGCTGAAAGAGCTGCTAGAACAGCTAGAGTTCCAAGCACAGGAAAAACTATCAATGTTCCTGCTACTAAAGTTGCTAAATTTAAAGTAGGTAAAAATCTTAAAGACTCAGTTGCTGCTGCTAAAGCTACTAAAAAAGCTAAAAAATAA
- a CDS encoding MBOAT family O-acyltransferase: MIFSSYEFIFIFLPITLIIFYVLKKTNHINLAKIFLVLASLFFYAFWKVEYVFILLFSMFVNYNFANLLLKNTNLRGGILWLGVIFNITLLGFFKYSDFLLENFNTFSKLANLNFNIPLPHILLPLAISFFTFQQIAFLVDCYKKDNIEDLKDKNGYKINIIDYSLFITFFPQLIAGPIVHHKEMIPQFHTLLTDKTFINWENMAKGLFIFSIGFFKKIYIADSFAKWANAGFTIVENDGFLNIIAAWFVSFSYTFQLYFDFSGYCDMAIGLGLFFSIRLPINFNSPYKALNISDFWRRWHITLGRFLKTYVYIPLGGNKVSKILNLRNLFIVAFISGFWHGAGWGFVIWGILHGLAMVIHRIYTFITPNTKFKENIIYKIFAWFITFNFINISWIFFRSENLQGAINLLKSMFGIVWVDLPIKWHRTRETFEAIGGNNETFFYAIVAFMLCLWLKNSIYYLDNFKANYKFVFLTAFTLYVSLITLFSVPYVEFIYFNF; this comes from the coding sequence ATGATATTTAGTTCATATGAGTTTATTTTTATATTTTTACCCATAACGCTCATAATTTTTTATGTTCTCAAAAAAACAAATCATATAAATTTAGCTAAGATATTTTTAGTTTTGGCAAGTTTGTTTTTTTATGCATTTTGGAAAGTCGAATATGTCTTTATATTATTATTTTCAATGTTTGTTAATTACAACTTTGCAAATTTATTATTAAAAAATACTAATTTACGGGGGGGGATATTATGGCTTGGTGTAATATTTAACATAACTTTGCTTGGATTTTTCAAATATAGTGATTTTTTACTAGAAAATTTCAATACTTTTTCAAAACTAGCAAATTTAAATTTTAATATACCATTACCACACATACTTTTACCACTTGCTATATCTTTTTTTACTTTTCAACAAATCGCATTTTTGGTTGATTGTTATAAAAAAGATAACATAGAAGACTTAAAAGATAAAAATGGATATAAAATAAATATCATAGATTATTCTCTTTTTATAACTTTTTTTCCACAATTAATAGCAGGTCCTATAGTTCATCACAAAGAAATGATACCCCAATTTCATACTTTATTAACAGATAAAACTTTTATTAATTGGGAAAATATGGCAAAAGGTTTATTTATATTTTCTATAGGTTTTTTTAAAAAAATATACATAGCTGATTCTTTTGCTAAATGGGCAAATGCTGGATTTACTATAGTGGAAAATGATGGATTTTTAAATATCATCGCAGCTTGGTTTGTATCTTTTTCTTATACTTTTCAGCTTTATTTTGATTTTAGTGGATATTGTGATATGGCTATTGGGCTTGGCTTGTTTTTTAGTATAAGATTGCCTATAAATTTTAACTCGCCATACAAAGCTTTAAATATATCTGATTTTTGGAGAAGATGGCATATAACTTTAGGAAGATTTTTAAAAACTTATGTTTATATACCACTTGGCGGAAATAAGGTTTCTAAAATATTAAACTTGAGAAATCTTTTTATAGTAGCTTTTATAAGTGGTTTTTGGCATGGAGCTGGCTGGGGTTTTGTTATATGGGGAATTTTACATGGATTAGCTATGGTTATACATAGAATTTATACTTTCATAACCCCAAATACAAAATTTAAAGAAAATATTATCTATAAAATATTTGCTTGGTTTATAACATTTAATTTTATAAACATATCTTGGATTTTTTTTAGAAGTGAAAATTTGCAAGGCGCTATAAATTTATTAAAATCAATGTTTGGTATAGTTTGGGTGGATTTACCGATTAAATGGCATAGAACAAGAGAGACTTTTGAAGCTATAGGTGGTAATAATGAAACATTTTTTTACGCTATAGTCGCTTTTATGTTATGTTTATGGCTTAAAAATAGTATTTATTATTTAGATAATTTTAAAGCAAATTATAAATTTGTATTTTTAACAGCTTTTACTTTGTATGTTAGTTTAATAACATTATTTTCAGTTCCTTATGTGGAATTTATATATTTTAATTTTTAA
- the waaF gene encoding lipopolysaccharide heptosyltransferase II has protein sequence MKIFINLPTWLGDAVMVSATIYAIKEKCPDANFLFYGSFVSTELFKNLQNSKILVENKKQRFSQIFKIRKELGKFDLAISFRSAFSSKIILNLIKAKKRFYFDKNQNKNEHQVLKYLKFIENSLNFKANSNSLKLPIKAKTTKKILGINAGAHYGSAKRWNSEYFAQVAKEFASTHKIIIFGVKTEQKICDEIQNLLLKDGVQAKNLCGKTSIFTLCKNISMLDILITNDSGPMHIGAAYGIKTIAIFGSTNFHQTSPWQKNARLAHLNLACMPCMKRICPLKHHACMNDLKPQIVIDKAKDLLKNDI, from the coding sequence ATGAAAATTTTTATAAATCTACCTACTTGGCTTGGCGATGCTGTTATGGTAAGTGCGACAATTTATGCTATAAAAGAAAAATGTCCAGATGCTAATTTTTTATTTTATGGTTCTTTTGTTAGCACAGAACTTTTTAAAAATTTACAAAATTCAAAAATATTAGTAGAAAATAAAAAACAAAGATTTTCTCAAATTTTTAAAATCAGAAAAGAACTTGGTAAATTTGATCTTGCTATTAGTTTTAGATCGGCTTTTTCAAGTAAGATAATATTAAATTTAATAAAAGCAAAAAAAAGATTTTATTTTGATAAAAATCAAAATAAAAATGAACATCAAGTTTTAAAATACTTAAAATTTATAGAAAATTCTTTAAATTTTAAAGCTAATTCAAATTCTTTAAAACTACCCATAAAAGCAAAAACTACGAAAAAAATTCTAGGGATAAATGCTGGAGCTCACTATGGAAGTGCTAAAAGATGGAATAGTGAGTATTTTGCACAAGTAGCAAAAGAATTTGCATCTACTCATAAAATAATAATTTTTGGTGTAAAAACCGAACAAAAAATATGCGATGAAATACAAAATTTACTTTTAAAAGATGGGGTGCAAGCTAAAAATTTATGTGGAAAAACTAGCATTTTTACTTTATGTAAAAACATTTCTATGCTAGATATTTTAATCACTAACGATAGCGGACCTATGCACATAGGCGCAGCTTATGGAATAAAAACCATAGCTATTTTTGGATCGACTAATTTTCATCAAACATCACCTTGGCAAAAAAATGCAAGATTAGCACATTTAAATTTAGCTTGTATGCCTTGTATGAAAAGAATTTGTCCATTAAAGCATCACGCTTGTATGAATGATTTAAAACCACAAATTGTTATAGATAAAGCAAAGGATTTATTAAAAAATGATATTTAG
- a CDS encoding glycosyltransferase family 2 protein produces the protein MSQISIILPTYNVEKYIARALDSCIKQSFKDIEIIVVDDLGNDKSIDIAKEYTSKDERIKIIHNDKNLGTFASRNIGVLNSNSPYMMFLDPDDYLDLKACELALKYIKNDVDMIIFDAFVHRVKFKKFYRFQNNEYFNKGNFLNFLLNQKHFCWSVWAKLYKKENLLKSFDYFDIYERLCYGEDVFFNYINFMISESFFVSKECFYHYKFNEFGRYENKNKAILYQNYKDKKRSFELIKKLSCDFDYKEFNEKLLENLERDWINLKNRL, from the coding sequence ATGAGTCAAATTTCTATCATACTTCCAACTTATAATGTAGAAAAATACATAGCTAGAGCATTAGATAGTTGTATAAAACAAAGTTTTAAAGATATAGAAATCATTGTAGTAGATGACCTTGGAAATGATAAAAGCATAGATATAGCCAAAGAATATACTAGTAAAGATGAAAGAATAAAAATCATACACAATGATAAAAATTTAGGCACTTTTGCAAGTAGAAATATAGGTGTGTTAAATTCAAACTCACCTTATATGATGTTTTTAGATCCTGATGATTATTTGGATTTAAAAGCTTGTGAGTTAGCTTTAAAATATATAAAAAATGATGTTGATATGATTATTTTTGATGCTTTTGTTCATAGAGTTAAATTTAAAAAATTTTATAGATTTCAAAATAATGAATATTTTAATAAGGGTAATTTTTTAAATTTCTTACTCAATCAAAAGCATTTTTGCTGGAGTGTTTGGGCTAAGCTTTATAAAAAAGAAAATTTGCTTAAAAGTTTTGATTATTTTGATATATATGAAAGATTGTGTTATGGTGAAGATGTGTTTTTTAACTATATAAATTTTATGATTAGTGAGAGTTTTTTTGTATCTAAAGAATGTTTTTATCATTATAAATTTAATGAATTTGGAAGATATGAAAATAAAAATAAAGCAATTTTATATCAAAATTATAAAGATAAAAAAAGAAGCTTTGAGCTTATAAAAAAGCTCTCATGTGATTTTGATTATAAAGAATTTAATGAAAAATTACTTGAAAATTTAGAAAGAGATTGGATAAATTTAAAAAATAGATTATAA
- a CDS encoding glucosamine-6-P synthase, glutaminase subunit PtmA encodes MIKDKVVFIIGACGRIGSALSKACLEHNGKIIIADINEEGLFHLALKLNNKECILSKKIDINDQKAIEDCLKEAVLKFGKIDAFVNCAYPVSKDWGKIAYYEASYEQICESLNLHLASFIFIANIMVKFFKKQGFGNIINLSSIMGVYAPKFENYKGTSMQSSLEYSVIKAGINHLGVWLAKELFNTNIRVNSVAFGGIKDNQPQVFLDSYRKCCASKGMLDANDVCGTLMFLMSDYSKFITGQTIIVDDGWGL; translated from the coding sequence ATGATTAAAGATAAAGTAGTATTTATAATAGGAGCATGTGGTCGTATAGGGAGTGCTTTGAGCAAGGCGTGTTTAGAGCATAATGGAAAAATTATCATTGCAGATATTAACGAGGAAGGATTATTTCACTTAGCATTAAAATTAAATAACAAAGAATGTATTTTAAGCAAAAAAATTGATATAAATGATCAAAAAGCAATTGAAGATTGTTTAAAAGAAGCTGTTTTAAAATTTGGAAAAATTGATGCTTTTGTTAATTGTGCTTATCCTGTGAGTAAAGATTGGGGGAAAATTGCTTATTATGAAGCAAGTTATGAACAAATTTGTGAGAGTTTGAATTTGCATTTGGCTAGTTTTATTTTTATAGCTAATATAATGGTAAAATTTTTTAAAAAACAAGGCTTTGGAAATATTATTAATTTAAGTTCGATTATGGGTGTTTATGCGCCTAAATTTGAAAATTATAAAGGAACTTCTATGCAAAGTTCTTTAGAATATAGTGTTATAAAAGCTGGCATTAATCATCTTGGTGTTTGGCTTGCTAAAGAGCTTTTTAATACAAATATAAGAGTAAATAGCGTAGCCTTTGGTGGTATAAAAGACAATCAACCTCAAGTGTTTTTAGATTCTTATAGAAAGTGTTGTGCTTCTAAAGGTATGCTAGATGCTAATGATGTGTGCGGGACTTTGATGTTTTTAATGTCAGATTATTCTAAATTTATAACAGGACAAACTATAATAGTAGATGATGGATGGGGACTTTGA
- a CDS encoding flagellin modification protein, acylneuraminate cytidylyltransferase, whose translation MDNILCTICARGGSKGVKNKNIKKINNLELIAYSIIQAKNSKLFEHIVISTDSDEIAQVALKYGGEVFFKRDENLAKDDSAKLPVIKDALIKSEEYFNTKFDTIIDLDASAPLRNSKDICKAYELFKQEKKSNLITATPARRNPYFNLIEVDNDEVKKSKEGNFTTRQSAPKCYDMNASIYIFTREKLLKNDTLFGKDTSLYIMDEKTAFDIDSEFDFEIVEFLIKKANLKQEDF comes from the coding sequence ATGGATAATATTTTATGCACTATTTGTGCAAGGGGTGGAAGCAAGGGAGTAAAAAATAAAAATATTAAAAAAATTAATAATTTAGAATTAATTGCTTATAGCATAATCCAAGCTAAAAATTCTAAACTTTTTGAGCATATAGTAATTAGCACAGATAGCGATGAAATAGCACAAGTTGCTTTAAAATACGGCGGAGAAGTTTTTTTTAAAAGAGATGAAAATTTGGCAAAAGATGATAGTGCTAAATTGCCTGTTATAAAAGATGCTTTAATAAAAAGTGAAGAATATTTTAATACTAAATTTGACACTATAATAGATCTTGATGCTTCTGCACCTTTGCGAAATAGTAAAGATATTTGCAAAGCATATGAGCTTTTTAAACAAGAAAAAAAATCAAATTTAATTACAGCTACTCCAGCAAGACGCAACCCATATTTTAATCTAATAGAAGTAGATAACGATGAGGTAAAAAAATCTAAAGAAGGAAATTTTACTACACGTCAAAGTGCTCCAAAATGTTATGATATGAATGCTAGTATTTATATTTTTACTAGGGAAAAATTGTTAAAAAATGATACTTTATTTGGAAAAGATACGAGTTTGTATATAATGGATGAAAAAACAGCTTTTGATATAGATAGTGAGTTTGATTTTGAAATAGTAGAATTTTTAATCAAAAAGGCTAATTTAAAACAGGAAGATTTTTAA
- a CDS encoding glucosamine-6-P synthase, isomerase subunit PtmF, with the protein MKALIIGFGSIGKKHFTALKELGYEVDIVSKTYKQRNFFHISEVNLKEYDLFIIANITTEHFKTLKFIDENVKDKIILVEKPLFEKYKKFIPSLNNKIYIAYLLRFNPLVKDLKNILCEDKGVYFAKFVCSSYLPNWRDVDYTKNYSAKKELGGGVLLDLSHELDLAFYFFDNLKLLYSQNLKISELKINSDDFAFLALKAKKKLIHIRLDYFSKFVKREIVFCSKEKSYKVDLISNQLFVFDKNGLIEEKKYENDTINTLKNMHKAILKKDENLCTLNEAFKVLKLCDKVKNG; encoded by the coding sequence GTGAAAGCTTTGATTATAGGTTTTGGAAGTATAGGTAAAAAGCATTTTACAGCTTTAAAAGAGCTTGGATATGAAGTTGATATAGTTTCTAAAACTTATAAGCAAAGAAATTTTTTTCATATAAGTGAAGTAAATTTAAAAGAATATGATTTGTTTATCATAGCAAATATAACAACAGAGCATTTTAAAACTTTAAAATTCATAGATGAAAATGTAAAAGATAAAATTATCTTAGTCGAAAAACCTTTATTTGAAAAATATAAAAAATTCATACCTAGTTTAAATAATAAAATTTACATAGCTTATCTTTTAAGGTTTAATCCCTTGGTGAAAGATTTAAAAAATATATTGTGTGAAGATAAGGGTGTTTATTTTGCCAAATTTGTTTGTTCGTCATATTTACCAAATTGGCGCGATGTTGATTATACTAAAAATTATAGTGCTAAAAAAGAATTAGGCGGTGGAGTTTTACTAGATTTATCTCACGAGTTAGATTTAGCCTTTTATTTTTTTGATAATTTAAAACTTTTATATAGTCAAAATTTAAAAATTTCAGAGCTTAAAATAAATAGCGATGATTTTGCTTTTTTAGCTTTAAAAGCTAAGAAAAAATTAATTCATATAAGACTTGATTATTTTTCTAAATTTGTTAAACGAGAAATTGTATTTTGCTCTAAAGAAAAATCTTACAAAGTTGATTTGATTTCAAATCAATTATTTGTTTTTGATAAAAATGGTTTAATAGAAGAAAAAAAATACGAAAATGATACAATCAATACTTTAAAAAATATGCACAAAGCAATTTTAAAAAAAGATGAAAATTTATGCACTTTAAATGAGGCTTTTAAAGTTTTAAAACTATGCGATAAGGTTAAAAATGGATAA
- a CDS encoding glucosamine-1-P guanylyltransferase, producing the protein MNIEKLKLKEKSSIKEALATIGNLRVRLGVVVDEKDKFLGIISDSNIRKALINGYKLNDSIEKIYTKNPIVVDEKTSEKSLLNLSAKYDIYDFPVINKHGKIIQIKSIASLLNKNKNKNQVILMAGGLGTRLKELTKNTPKPMLKIGNRPILETIITRLNEQKFENLTLCLNYKKHIIQKYFQDGAKFGVNIDYIIEEKKLGTAGALSLIKQDLKESFIVMNADILTELDFNKLLKAHKKSKALMSVALREFSYQVPYGVIELENKFITKITEKPTYKFLVSAGIYVCEPCVLSFLEKNQYLDMPDLIKIIMQKGKVNSFVIDDYWIDIGRMDEFLKASEDFK; encoded by the coding sequence ATGAATATAGAAAAATTAAAACTTAAAGAAAAATCTAGCATCAAAGAAGCTTTAGCTACCATAGGGAATTTAAGAGTTAGACTTGGTGTGGTAGTAGATGAAAAGGATAAATTTTTAGGTATTATTAGCGATTCTAATATTAGAAAAGCATTGATTAATGGTTATAAGCTAAATGATAGCATAGAAAAAATTTATACAAAAAATCCTATTGTGGTTGATGAGAAAACTAGTGAAAAATCTTTATTAAATTTAAGTGCAAAATACGATATTTATGATTTTCCAGTTATTAATAAGCATGGTAAGATCATTCAAATTAAATCCATAGCTTCTTTACTAAACAAAAATAAAAACAAAAATCAAGTTATTTTAATGGCAGGAGGCTTAGGTACTAGATTAAAAGAGCTAACTAAAAATACTCCAAAGCCTATGCTAAAAATTGGCAATAGACCTATACTTGAAACTATTATCACAAGATTAAATGAACAAAAATTTGAAAATCTTACACTTTGTTTAAACTATAAAAAACATATCATCCAAAAATATTTTCAAGATGGGGCTAAATTTGGTGTAAATATTGATTATATAATTGAAGAAAAGAAATTAGGCACAGCAGGGGCTTTAAGCTTAATAAAACAAGATTTAAAAGAAAGTTTTATTGTAATGAATGCTGATATTTTAACTGAACTTGATTTTAATAAACTATTAAAAGCACATAAAAAAAGTAAGGCTTTAATGAGCGTAGCTCTTAGAGAATTTAGCTATCAAGTTCCTTATGGTGTTATAGAACTTGAAAATAAATTTATCACTAAAATCACTGAAAAACCAACTTATAAATTTTTAGTTAGTGCAGGAATTTATGTATGTGAGCCTTGTGTGCTTTCATTTTTAGAAAAAAATCAATACCTTGATATGCCTGATTTGATTAAAATAATTATGCAAAAAGGCAAGGTAAATTCATTTGTGATTGATGATTATTGGATTGATATAGGAAGAATGGATGAGTTTTTAAAAGCTAGTGAGGATTTTAAGTGA
- the neuC gene encoding UDP-N-acetylglucosamine 2-epimerase, which translates to MSLLMNKKICVVSGTRAEWYLLKNLCKEIKNDKDLILQLIVSASHLSHDFGLTYKDIEKEFKIDKKINILLSSNDSIGICKSMGLLQISLCEAFEELKPDIVVILGDRYEMLVVASTCLMMQIPLVHLCGGELTLGAIDDSIRHAITKMSHLHFVSTELYAKRIIQLGENSKRVFNVGSIGGEIIQNMQFLSKEELQNQLNLKFNENIYLITYHPQTLNLKSTQKEIEILLNFLDQLDNATLIFTKANADESSLMINEILKKYCDENKNKASLFDNLGSLKYLSLMKIAKAVIGNSSSGICESPFFKTPCINIGDRQKGRIFAKNVISVGINDLDKAWKIFNSKSYKDELKTMINPFASENSSYKIKTILKEQNLKSLLFKEFVDL; encoded by the coding sequence ATGAGCTTATTAATGAATAAAAAAATTTGTGTAGTAAGTGGGACTAGAGCTGAGTGGTATTTGTTAAAAAATTTATGTAAAGAAATAAAAAATGATAAAGATTTAATACTTCAGCTTATAGTAAGTGCTTCTCATTTAAGTCATGATTTTGGCTTAACTTATAAAGATATAGAAAAAGAATTTAAAATAGATAAAAAAATCAATATTTTATTAAGCTCAAATGATAGTATAGGTATTTGTAAAAGTATGGGGCTTTTGCAAATTTCATTATGTGAGGCTTTTGAGGAATTAAAGCCAGATATTGTAGTAATTTTAGGTGATAGATATGAAATGCTAGTAGTTGCAAGCACTTGTTTGATGATGCAAATTCCATTAGTGCATCTTTGCGGAGGAGAATTAACTTTAGGTGCTATAGATGATAGCATAAGACATGCTATTACTAAAATGTCGCATTTGCATTTTGTAAGTACAGAGCTTTATGCTAAAAGAATTATTCAACTTGGAGAAAATTCTAAAAGAGTTTTTAATGTGGGCTCAATAGGTGGAGAAATCATACAAAATATGCAATTTTTGAGCAAAGAAGAGTTGCAAAATCAATTAAATTTAAAATTTAATGAAAATATATATTTAATTACCTATCATCCACAAACTTTAAATTTAAAATCAACTCAAAAAGAAATTGAAATTTTATTAAATTTTTTAGACCAATTAGACAATGCTACTTTGATTTTTACCAAGGCAAATGCTGATGAAAGCAGCTTGATGATTAATGAAATTTTAAAAAAATATTGTGATGAAAATAAAAATAAGGCCAGTTTGTTTGATAATTTAGGCTCTTTAAAATATTTAAGTCTTATGAAAATTGCTAAAGCAGTGATTGGAAATAGTTCAAGTGGAATTTGTGAAAGTCCTTTTTTTAAAACCCCGTGTATTAATATAGGAGATAGACAAAAGGGTAGAATTTTTGCTAAAAATGTTATTAGTGTTGGTATTAATGATCTAGATAAAGCTTGGAAAATATTTAATTCAAAATCATATAAAGATGAATTAAAAACGATGATAAATCCTTTTGCAAGTGAAAATTCTAGTTATAAAATTAAAACAATTTTAAAAGAGCAAAATTTAAAATCATTATTATTTAAAGAGTTTGTGGATTTATGA